The proteins below are encoded in one region of Winogradskyella helgolandensis:
- a CDS encoding ATP cone domain-containing protein has product MNIEDIDIIKYSGEKVKFSLDKLRTSLKRTGADDAVVNPILDKVQDELYQNISTKEIYNRAFSLLKKNKSHFASKYKLKKAIYELGPTGFPFERFVSAILKYSGYKTEVGKTLQGKCVSHEIDVIAHKNTESTVIECKFHSEQGLKCNVKIPLYINSRFKDVKANWNKNSKNKVLLTAGWVVTNTRFTKDALQYGKCCGLYLLSWDYPPDNGLKDRIDRLGLYPITVSTLLSQREKQFLLSRSVVLCRDLINDKFYLDHLGVSETRKKKILSEISQLCG; this is encoded by the coding sequence ATGAATATTGAAGATATAGACATTATTAAATACTCTGGTGAAAAAGTGAAATTTTCGTTAGATAAATTACGCACTTCCCTAAAAAGAACCGGAGCAGATGATGCGGTTGTCAATCCTATTTTAGATAAAGTGCAAGATGAATTGTATCAAAATATTTCAACAAAAGAAATTTACAACAGAGCATTTTCTTTACTTAAAAAGAATAAAAGTCATTTTGCTTCAAAATATAAACTTAAAAAGGCCATTTATGAATTAGGACCAACGGGTTTTCCTTTTGAGCGTTTTGTAAGTGCAATTTTAAAATATTCAGGTTACAAAACGGAGGTTGGTAAAACTTTACAAGGTAAATGTGTCTCACACGAAATCGACGTCATCGCACATAAAAATACAGAGTCAACCGTTATAGAATGCAAATTTCATAGTGAACAAGGGCTTAAGTGTAATGTAAAAATTCCTTTATATATTAATTCAAGATTTAAAGATGTAAAAGCCAACTGGAACAAAAACTCTAAAAATAAAGTATTACTTACAGCGGGTTGGGTGGTAACCAATACACGGTTTACAAAAGATGCCTTGCAATACGGTAAATGTTGTGGATTGTATTTATTGAGTTGGGATTATCCACCAGATAATGGTTTAAAAGATAGGATAGACCGATTAGGATTATATCCTATAACCGTATCTACACTGCTTAGTCAGAGAGAAAAACAATTCCTTCTCAGTCGGTCGGTGGTACTGTGTAGAGATTTAATAAATGATAAGTTTTATTTAGACCATCTTGGAGTTTCCGAGACGCGGAAAAAGAAAATTCTAAGTGAAATTTCTCAATTGTGTGGTTAA
- a CDS encoding MBL fold metallo-hydrolase RNA specificity domain-containing protein → MEKFVKINFLGAAGVVTGSKFLIETSEQNILIDCGMFQGLKELRELNWEDLPIDVSSIDVVLLTHGHLDHVGYLPRLLQQGFKGKIKGTAPTLAIAEIILRDSAKIHEEEADKANKEKFSKHNPASPFYTIKDAENTLKQFEIVPEDKWIQLSEHISCRFQYNGHIIGSTFIDIDINGKRFVFSGDIGRSNDYLLHKPKKPEWADFLFIESTYGNKLHPKDNIEDVLTNIVLETLDKKGNLIIPSFAVERLQTLMYILWKLYQQHRIPNIPIFVDSPMGNNVLDVFKRFPKWHKLSIQDYNAMCNHVNIIQSYKETWETIDNKRSKIIIAGSGMVTGGRVLTYLQQLIEEPTTTVLLVGYQAEGTRGRQLLEGAHEIRFFGKYYPVKATIKSIESLSAHGDQQDLLDWVSNIKNIPEHVYLIHGEPTALDAFRVKLKAVYNWNATIPKLTDVEKVVI, encoded by the coding sequence ATGGAAAAATTTGTAAAAATCAATTTCTTGGGTGCAGCAGGAGTTGTGACGGGATCAAAATTTTTAATTGAAACGTCAGAACAAAACATACTGATAGATTGCGGTATGTTTCAAGGTCTAAAAGAATTAAGAGAACTCAATTGGGAGGATTTGCCTATAGATGTGTCTTCTATTGATGTCGTGTTGTTAACTCATGGTCATTTAGATCATGTTGGTTATTTACCTCGCTTATTACAACAAGGATTTAAAGGTAAAATTAAAGGGACAGCACCAACGCTCGCTATAGCAGAAATTATTTTAAGGGATAGTGCCAAAATTCACGAAGAAGAAGCTGATAAAGCCAATAAGGAAAAATTTAGCAAGCACAATCCTGCTTCGCCATTTTATACTATTAAGGACGCTGAAAACACCTTAAAACAATTTGAGATTGTGCCAGAGGATAAATGGATTCAGTTATCAGAACATATCTCATGTCGTTTTCAATATAATGGTCATATCATAGGATCTACATTCATAGATATTGACATCAATGGCAAACGATTTGTGTTTTCTGGTGATATTGGAAGATCCAATGATTATTTACTTCATAAGCCAAAAAAACCAGAGTGGGCAGATTTTCTATTTATAGAAAGTACCTACGGTAATAAATTACATCCAAAAGATAATATTGAAGATGTACTCACAAATATCGTACTAGAGACTTTAGATAAAAAAGGCAATCTTATTATTCCAAGTTTTGCCGTAGAGCGATTACAAACACTCATGTATATTCTTTGGAAGTTGTATCAACAACATAGAATTCCTAATATTCCCATTTTTGTAGATAGTCCAATGGGTAATAATGTATTAGATGTTTTTAAACGTTTTCCTAAATGGCATAAATTATCGATACAAGATTATAATGCCATGTGCAATCATGTCAATATTATTCAATCGTATAAAGAAACTTGGGAAACCATTGACAATAAAAGATCTAAAATTATTATCGCAGGAAGTGGTATGGTTACAGGAGGACGCGTACTTACATATTTGCAGCAACTTATAGAAGAGCCAACAACGACAGTACTGTTAGTTGGTTATCAGGCAGAAGGTACACGTGGCAGACAACTTTTAGAAGGTGCTCACGAAATTCGCTTTTTTGGTAAATACTATCCCGTAAAAGCAACTATAAAAAGTATTGAAAGTTTATCAGCTCATGGAGACCAGCAAGATTTATTAGATTGGGTAAGTAATATTAAAAATATACCCGAACATGTCTATTTAATTCATGGAGAACCAACAGCACTCGATGCGTTTAGAGTGAAATTAAAAGCGGTATATAATTGGAATGCTACTATTCCAAAATTGACCGATGTTGAAAAAGTCGTGATATAA
- a CDS encoding universal stress protein, with protein sequence MVKHIVLPTDFSDNAWSAAVYALKLYAEVECKFYFLHAWSATNTTDRTYITAKYVDEIKDEAWRQLIELKEMSESADSNANHSFEIILSNDSLQKAIETAVENHTIDLIVMGTKGASKTKELFFGSNTVNTLKTKVCPILVIPDEFEFMAPKQIAFPTNFNRCYGEELQPIKDLAELYNSKIRIVHITKNNKLTSTQDYNLSMLKVHLENHPHIFHWMPDYAKKHEEINDFIEELGIDMLVMINYKHSVIENIMNEPVVHKIGFNPKVPFLVIPCIV encoded by the coding sequence ATGGTAAAGCACATTGTATTACCCACGGATTTTTCAGATAATGCCTGGAGCGCAGCAGTTTATGCACTAAAATTATATGCTGAGGTAGAATGTAAGTTTTATTTTTTACACGCTTGGTCAGCGACAAACACTACGGATAGGACTTATATCACAGCAAAATATGTAGATGAGATAAAAGATGAAGCATGGAGACAATTAATTGAATTAAAAGAAATGTCCGAGAGTGCTGATAGCAATGCGAATCATAGTTTTGAAATTATCCTAAGCAACGATAGTTTACAGAAGGCCATTGAAACAGCAGTAGAAAATCATACTATAGATCTTATTGTAATGGGTACAAAGGGAGCTTCTAAAACAAAAGAGTTATTCTTTGGAAGTAATACTGTTAACACGCTAAAAACAAAGGTGTGTCCAATATTAGTCATTCCCGATGAGTTTGAATTTATGGCTCCAAAACAAATTGCATTCCCAACTAACTTTAACAGGTGTTATGGCGAAGAATTACAACCTATAAAAGACTTAGCAGAATTATATAACTCTAAAATTAGAATTGTTCATATAACTAAAAATAACAAACTAACGAGTACACAAGATTATAATTTATCTATGTTAAAAGTACACCTCGAAAACCATCCGCACATCTTTCATTGGATGCCAGATTACGCAAAAAAGCACGAAGAAATAAATGATTTTATCGAAGAACTTGGTATTGATATGCTCGTGATGATAAACTATAAACATAGCGTTATTGAAAATATAATGAACGAACCTGTAGTGCATAAAATTGGATTCAATCCAAAAGTGCCGTTTTTAGTTATTCCTTGCATAGTCTGA
- a CDS encoding T9SS type A sorting domain-containing protein, which yields MRKITLYLMMLLSITAFAQVEIVENFNNVPDFELPTDWTQTGDFLATPGFVCDGSGKALVTGFEFAGSATVTTQNYTTITNDTDLTVSFSVNILEQATFWPPITFSAPAEGWGSVVLEYSLDGGVNWITAYTIDDSNYAFNDVDNCYSIPVTNLGALTAGSDFQARFVATATTIATAKLFVVIDNISMTQIATEVPNCDTVLLNPVNGSASADLNTVLTWEAATGLPTGYAVSVGTTSGGTEIVDAATTATTSYSLDGLGLVYETEYFVNIVPFNGIGSATGCTEESFTTRLTPIPGATCSSPIDIATLPYIVANDDTANYENNINVGPCGGYPEAFMTGNDVFYQITPDEDMSIDISLANVSEYAAAIHVMEGCPDTSSNCVATLGDNYASAPPYTMELTDVVLLAGHSYFVVLSRASYDGTFSYSMIVTQNECINPEFTVTPVAECDSGEFSVDVDISYLGDALDLTLADNFGYSNDAITSTGIVNVGPYPTGTTVEFTLTNNGFTECSYSDSIYFYCPPSNDDCVNSTVLTINTDGTCAIVTSATNAGASESTNNPINCDFTNSNDVWFSFEATKETIILEYSNIVAVIGDGGIIQATELLEGTCGSFTSLACVTSFSNYITLNNLTVGNTYYIRNSSANSGEYAQNFDICLKEPPAAPANDECADATVLNVSTDESCDNQITGTTVGATISDDNSCNADFTAFYKDVWYVFTAPETGLYKLSFERTQLDPSSYFSVYSGTCGALVEESTNCYNSDPYVLSATSGESYYVMVRSGDDGPGIDFDLCIFKLPPPVENDSCATPTVLSESTDANGDNMISGDFANSYPSSESCASSAKTIWYSFTATQTGTYHFNLTNTVGYPNYTIFNTDDCSLTANNYVAETYCYNSGERTVELVGGNTYLISIFSFDNNTIESFDLLVYPDATLNLDSNTLDTFKYYPNPIVNTLTIEATSAISNVSVHNIVGQKVQMATPNSLETTINMEDLISGVYFVTITTNGSQNTIKVVKK from the coding sequence ATGAGAAAAATTACTTTGTACTTAATGATGCTCTTAAGCATTACAGCATTCGCTCAAGTAGAGATTGTTGAAAATTTTAATAATGTTCCAGATTTTGAGCTTCCGACAGATTGGACTCAAACAGGCGACTTTTTAGCGACACCTGGTTTTGTATGTGATGGGTCTGGTAAGGCATTAGTTACAGGTTTCGAGTTTGCAGGATCAGCAACTGTTACAACTCAAAACTACACTACAATAACTAATGATACTGATCTTACTGTTAGTTTCTCAGTAAATATTCTTGAACAAGCTACATTTTGGCCGCCTATTACATTTAGTGCTCCAGCAGAAGGTTGGGGAAGTGTTGTTCTTGAGTACTCGTTAGATGGAGGTGTCAACTGGATTACAGCATATACTATAGATGATTCAAATTATGCTTTTAACGATGTTGATAATTGTTATTCAATACCAGTGACTAATTTAGGTGCACTTACAGCGGGTAGTGACTTTCAAGCGCGATTTGTTGCAACTGCAACAACAATTGCAACGGCAAAATTATTTGTTGTAATAGATAATATTTCAATGACGCAAATAGCAACTGAAGTGCCAAATTGCGATACAGTATTATTAAATCCTGTAAATGGATCTGCAAGTGCTGATTTAAATACCGTTTTAACTTGGGAAGCTGCAACAGGTTTACCAACAGGCTATGCGGTTTCTGTGGGTACGACTTCAGGGGGAACTGAAATTGTGGATGCAGCTACTACAGCAACTACAAGTTATTCATTAGACGGCTTAGGTTTGGTTTATGAGACAGAATATTTTGTAAATATTGTACCATTTAATGGTATTGGTAGTGCAACAGGTTGTACAGAAGAAAGTTTTACGACACGTTTAACACCAATACCAGGAGCAACATGTTCTAGCCCAATAGATATAGCTACACTACCATATATTGTTGCTAATGACGATACTGCTAACTACGAAAATAATATTAATGTAGGACCTTGTGGTGGTTATCCAGAAGCGTTTATGACAGGTAATGATGTATTCTATCAAATTACACCTGATGAAGATATGTCAATAGATATTAGTCTTGCCAATGTATCTGAATATGCAGCAGCTATTCACGTTATGGAAGGGTGTCCTGATACGTCTTCAAATTGTGTCGCAACGTTAGGAGATAATTATGCATCTGCACCACCTTATACAATGGAACTTACAGATGTTGTTTTATTGGCTGGTCATTCTTATTTTGTTGTATTGAGTCGTGCAAGTTATGACGGTACATTTTCTTATTCTATGATTGTTACTCAAAATGAGTGTATTAATCCTGAATTTACGGTTACTCCAGTTGCTGAATGTGATTCAGGTGAGTTTTCTGTAGATGTTGATATTAGCTATTTAGGTGATGCATTAGACTTAACTTTAGCGGATAATTTTGGTTATTCAAACGATGCTATTACTTCAACTGGAATTGTAAATGTAGGTCCTTATCCGACTGGAACTACTGTTGAATTTACATTGACTAATAATGGTTTTACTGAATGTTCTTATTCAGATTCAATTTACTTTTATTGTCCACCATCAAATGACGATTGTGTAAATAGTACTGTTTTAACAATTAATACAGATGGTACTTGTGCGATTGTTACTAGCGCAACTAATGCAGGAGCTTCAGAATCAACTAACAATCCAATAAATTGTGATTTTACAAACAGTAATGATGTGTGGTTTAGCTTTGAAGCTACCAAAGAAACGATCATATTAGAATATTCTAATATTGTTGCAGTAATTGGAGATGGGGGAATAATACAAGCTACCGAATTACTAGAAGGAACTTGTGGTTCATTTACAAGTTTGGCTTGTGTGACATCCTTTAGCAACTACATTACATTAAATAATTTAACTGTAGGTAACACGTATTATATCAGAAATAGCTCTGCTAATAGTGGTGAATATGCTCAAAATTTTGACATCTGTTTAAAAGAACCACCTGCAGCTCCAGCTAATGATGAGTGTGCTGATGCTACGGTATTAAATGTGTCTACAGATGAAAGTTGTGATAACCAGATTACTGGAACTACAGTAGGAGCAACAATTTCGGATGATAATAGCTGCAACGCTGACTTTACAGCTTTTTATAAAGATGTATGGTATGTATTTACAGCACCTGAAACTGGTTTATACAAGCTTTCTTTTGAAAGAACGCAGTTAGATCCAAGTTCATATTTCTCTGTTTATTCAGGAACTTGTGGAGCTTTAGTTGAAGAAAGTACAAATTGTTACAATTCTGATCCTTATGTGCTTTCAGCAACTAGTGGTGAAAGCTATTATGTAATGGTAAGATCTGGAGATGATGGACCTGGTATTGATTTCGATTTATGTATATTTAAATTACCACCGCCTGTTGAAAATGATAGCTGTGCTACACCAACAGTTTTATCTGAGTCTACTGATGCTAATGGAGATAACATGATATCTGGTGATTTTGCAAACTCCTACCCATCATCTGAGTCTTGTGCGTCATCAGCGAAAACTATTTGGTATAGCTTTACAGCAACCCAAACTGGTACGTATCACTTTAACCTTACAAATACTGTGGGTTATCCTAATTACACAATATTTAATACAGATGATTGTTCATTAACAGCTAATAATTATGTTGCTGAAACATATTGTTATAATTCAGGTGAACGTACGGTAGAATTAGTTGGAGGAAACACGTATTTAATATCAATTTTTAGTTTTGATAATAATACTATTGAATCTTTTGATTTGTTAGTCTATCCAGATGCTACATTAAATTTAGATTCAAATACTTTAGACACATTTAAATACTATCCAAACCCTATAGTAAATACATTAACGATTGAAGCGACAAGCGCAATCTCAAATGTTAGTGTGCACAACATTGTTGGTCAAAAAGTTCAGATGGCTACTCCTAATAGCTTAGAAACAACAATTAATATGGAGGATTTAATTAGTGGTGTGTACTTTGTTACAATTACTACTAATGGTTCTCAGAATACGATTAAAGTTGTTAAAAAATAA